One genomic segment of Rubeoparvulum massiliense includes these proteins:
- the ytvI gene encoding sporulation integral membrane protein YtvI — protein MYQFYKKYWKTGFDIGVIVLTVWLIMVTFTFLFNIAKPIFYCLVIYMIIEPMARFFQRRGMKKIIATSLSVLLFALIILSILAGFIAIFINEMAQLAQVIPGYIHTFQSELINLISRFEFMRSWIPEDFLMNWQQYVGDVLQKANQYVGEGMKAIGDRITSVSSFVINMGFGVILAFFLSIESDMWQRWAREKTPNTFKRAYYFLKNNVIRGILAYIKSVLKLISISFILVFIGMLILGVRSAFTIALLAAFLDLLPLLGVSTLFIPWIIYEFVVNNISFAISLSVVYLVVVLTRNFLEPKITGDSLGVSAFTMLAFMVVSITLFGVPGLIISPILVILIKELIAQGYFKKWIRLPEDEFTPMEVEKKPE, from the coding sequence ATGTATCAGTTTTATAAAAAGTATTGGAAGACCGGCTTCGATATTGGTGTTATTGTCTTAACAGTGTGGCTGATTATGGTCACCTTCACTTTTTTATTCAATATTGCAAAGCCCATCTTCTATTGTTTGGTTATCTATATGATCATTGAGCCGATGGCACGTTTCTTTCAACGCCGTGGAATGAAGAAGATTATTGCTACCAGTCTATCTGTCTTGCTCTTTGCTCTTATCATCTTATCCATTCTTGCAGGTTTTATCGCTATCTTCATCAATGAGATGGCACAATTAGCACAAGTGATCCCTGGCTATATCCACACCTTCCAGAGTGAATTAATTAACCTGATCAGTCGTTTTGAGTTCATGCGGAGTTGGATACCTGAGGACTTCTTAATGAACTGGCAGCAATATGTTGGAGATGTATTGCAAAAGGCCAATCAGTATGTGGGAGAGGGAATGAAAGCCATTGGTGATCGGATCACATCGGTCTCCTCCTTCGTAATCAATATGGGCTTTGGTGTTATTCTCGCCTTTTTCCTTAGTATTGAAAGCGATATGTGGCAACGCTGGGCACGAGAGAAGACGCCTAACACCTTTAAGAGGGCCTACTATTTTCTAAAGAATAATGTCATTCGTGGGATCTTAGCCTATATCAAATCGGTTTTAAAATTGATCTCCATTAGCTTTATTCTTGTCTTTATTGGAATGCTAATTTTGGGAGTCCGTAGTGCATTCACCATCGCTTTACTGGCAGCCTTTCTCGACTTGCTACCATTGCTGGGGGTTTCAACCTTATTCATCCCTTGGATCATCTATGAATTTGTTGTGAATAATATCTCCTTCGCTATCTCGTTATCTGTGGTCTATCTGGTTGTTGTCTTAACTCGCAATTTCTTAGAGCCAAAGATTACCGGTGATTCCCTGGGTGTATCTGCCTTCACCATGTTAGCCTTTATGGTGGTCTCGATTACATTATTTGGAGTACCAGGCTTGATCATCTCACCAATTCTTGTGATTCTCATTAAGGAATTGATTGCACAGGGCTATTTCAAAAAATGGATCCGCTTACCGGAGGATGAGTTTACACCCATGGAAGTGGAGAAAAAGCCGGAATAA
- a CDS encoding YheC/YheD family protein, which yields MYNLKAKRVANKWIKQEVLRKDPQIAAHIPVTRHLTNDQLDYMLKHYGRIILKPIVGTGGGGIISVTKLSDGLLVQFKQKRRHFSTLQAALSYIRSIQRKRQYMIQRAIMMATIQGRPIDYRVKIQKPKNEWIITGMVGRLARPGLFVTNLCKGGTRLTLKQGITRSLPHVNYALKRKEMRQLTRRSTQLLERHFPGIRQLGFDYGLDSAGYIWIFEVNTKPA from the coding sequence ATGTATAACCTAAAGGCAAAACGAGTTGCAAATAAATGGATTAAACAAGAGGTGCTCCGTAAGGACCCGCAAATTGCTGCGCATATTCCGGTCACACGTCATCTGACCAATGACCAATTAGATTATATGTTAAAGCATTACGGACGTATCATCCTAAAACCTATCGTGGGTACAGGGGGCGGAGGGATCATCTCTGTAACCAAACTCAGCGATGGCCTCCTTGTCCAATTCAAACAAAAGCGGCGCCATTTTTCCACTTTACAAGCTGCCCTTTCCTATATTCGATCGATCCAACGTAAGCGTCAATATATGATCCAAAGGGCAATTATGATGGCCACCATACAAGGACGCCCCATTGACTATCGCGTGAAGATCCAAAAGCCAAAAAACGAATGGATTATTACTGGAATGGTAGGACGTCTTGCTCGACCAGGCCTCTTCGTTACCAATCTCTGTAAGGGAGGTACTCGCCTCACCTTAAAGCAGGGAATTACCCGTTCATTACCCCATGTGAACTATGCATTAAAACGGAAAGAGATGCGACAATTAACACGGCGAAGCACACAGCTCTTAGAACGCCATTTTCCTGGAATCCGCCAGCTTGGTTTCGATTATGGACTAGATTCTGCAGGGTATATCTGGATCTTTGAAGTAAATACCAAGCCTGCCTAA